The Neurospora crassa OR74A linkage group IV, whole genome shotgun sequence genome has a segment encoding these proteins:
- the tca-4 gene encoding isocitrate dehydrogenase subunit 2 yields MLALRSIAAPAQRQAFRAAPRAVSVSFQNRFYSSRVAQFTGQKDASGKYTVSLIEGDGIGPEIAVAVKDIFAAAQTPINWEPINVDPILKDGKTAIPDAAIESIRRNKIALKGPLATPIGKGHVSLNLTLRRTFNLFANLRPCRSVAGFKTPYDGVDTVLIRENTEGEYSGIEHVVVDGVVQSIKLITREASERVLRYAFEQARAINRKKVRVVHKATIMKMSDGLFLNTAREVAQDFPDIEFDAELLDNTCLKMTTDPTPYNDKVLVMPNLYGDILSDMCAGLIGGLGLTPSGNIGDECSIFEAVHGSAPDIAGKGLANPTALLLSSMMMLRHMGLNEYADKIEKAAFDTLAEGKVLTGDLGGKASTKDFTSAIIDRL; encoded by the exons ATGCTCGCCCTTAGATCAATTGCCGCTCCTGCGCAGCGCCAGGCCTTCCGCGCCGCTCCCCGCGCCGTGTCGGTTTCCTTCCAG AACCGTTTCTACTCTTCCCGCGTTGCCCAGTTCACCGGCCAGAAGGATGCCAGC GGCAAGTACACTGTCTCCTTGATCGAGGGTGATGGCATTGGTCCCGAGATCGCCGTTGCCGTCAAGGACATCTTCGCTGCCGCTCAG ACGCCCATTAACTGGGAGCCTATCAACGTCGACCCCATCCTCAAGGATGGCAAGACCGCTATTCCTGATGCCGCCATTGAGAGCATCAGGCGCAACAAGATTGCCCTCAAGGGTCCCCTCGCC ACTCCCATTGGCAAGGGCCACGTTTCCCTCAACCTGACCCTCCGCAGGACCTTCAACCTTTTCGCCAACCTGCGCCCTTGCCGCTCCGTTGCCGGCTTCAAGACCCCCTACGATGGCGTCGACACCGTCCTTATCCGTGAAAACACCGAGGGCGAGTACTCTGGCATTGAGCACGTCGTTGTCGATGGTGTCGTCCAGTCCATCAAGCTCATCACCCGCGAGGCTTCCGAGCGTGTCCTCCGCTACGCTTTCGAGCAGGCCCGCGCTATCAACCGCAAGAAGGTCCGCGTTGTCCACAAGGCCACCATTATGAAGATGTCCGACGGTCTTTTCCTCAACACCGCCCGCGAGGTTGCCCAGGACTTCCCCGATATCGAGTTCGATGCCGAGCTTCTCGACAACACCTGCCTCAAGATGACCACCGACCCCACTCCCTACAACGACAAGGTTCTCGTCATGCCCAACCTTTACGGTGACATTCTCTCCGACATGTGCGCCGGTCTCATTGGTGGTCTCGGTCTCACCCCCTCCGGCAACATCGGTGATGAGTGCTCTATCTTCGAAGCCGTCCACGGCTCCGCCCCCGATATTGCTGGCAAGGGTCTTGCCAACCCCACcgctctccttctctcctccatgATGATGCTCCGTCACATGGGTCTCAACGAGTACGCCGACAAGATTGAGAAGGCTGCTTTCGACACCCTTGCTGAAGGCAAGGTTCTGACTGGTGATCTTGGTGGCAAGGCCTCCACCAAGGATTTCACTTCTGCTATTATCGACAGGCTATGA